One window from the genome of Paraclostridium sordellii encodes:
- a CDS encoding GNAT family protein, which produces MLTKVKLSKVNNVLTNNIYADIYFLSEENFGDITKLYEEVSNSMDNKNWLKNRDYDSLKKTIDNGGFIIGCYVGLELIACALCDVPNINDLETLDSLGISIEDFKNTYISGFVMVHPMYRGNSLQLKLLDLRIDIAKSQRKKYIVTVAAVDNIHSLNNIVSRGFDFKMQQENNYGILRNIFLKDLFPNDVNENISNEENITCVI; this is translated from the coding sequence TTGCTAACAAAAGTAAAACTGTCTAAAGTAAATAATGTTCTTACTAATAATATATATGCAGATATTTATTTTTTAAGTGAGGAAAATTTTGGAGATATAACAAAACTATACGAAGAAGTAAGTAATTCTATGGATAATAAAAATTGGCTAAAGAATAGAGATTATGATTCTTTAAAAAAAACCATTGATAATGGTGGATTTATAATAGGTTGTTATGTCGGTTTAGAGCTTATTGCTTGTGCACTTTGTGACGTACCTAATATAAATGATTTAGAGACTTTAGATTCTTTAGGAATTTCTATTGAAGATTTTAAAAATACTTACATTTCAGGATTTGTTATGGTTCATCCTATGTATAGAGGAAATTCACTTCAACTTAAATTGTTAGACCTAAGAATAGATATAGCTAAATCTCAACGTAAAAAATATATAGTAACAGTTGCTGCTGTTGATAATATACATAGTCTTAATAATATAGTTAGTCGAGGTTTCGATTTTAAAATGCAACAAGAAAATAACTATGGTATTTTAAGAAATATTTTCCTGAAAGATTTATTCCCAAATGATGTTAATGAAAATATTTCAAATGAAGAAAATATAACTTGCGTAATTTAA
- a CDS encoding YlbF family regulator: protein MDINVKARELASYIKNTNEFKSMNKAKKELDKNAALKKQLDEYLKKKNIIYSRYKIEDASKKISQLNRDYDKFFNHPLVSNYMKSNRNFNSMMENLYKQIENELTK, encoded by the coding sequence ATGGATATAAATGTAAAAGCTAGAGAACTTGCATCATATATTAAAAATACTAATGAATTTAAATCTATGAATAAAGCAAAAAAAGAACTAGATAAAAATGCTGCTTTAAAAAAACAACTTGATGAGTATCTAAAAAAGAAAAATATTATTTATTCTAGATATAAAATAGAAGATGCATCAAAAAAAATAAGTCAGTTAAATCGAGATTATGATAAATTTTTTAACCATCCATTAGTATCTAATTATATGAAATCAAATAGGAATTTTAATTCTATGATGGAAAATTTATATAAACAAATAGAAAATGAATTAACAAAATAA
- a CDS encoding M15 family metallopeptidase — MKIYKKYLVGLLLCLSIIMIVGCSKHQVKESKKENQKVETSKKEVFKPQFTKSSIPDEVYKNMIGKSIPKKDLVDINSLSYLKITYYGFDNKAHIGEMIVNKEVASEVLDIFKDLYENKYPIEKMNLIDKYNADDNQSMKDNNTSAFCYRVIEGSDVISNHSKGLAIDINPLINPMVKNGVVSPNEGNKYIDREKNVKGMIKKGDACYEAFIKRGWTWGGDWKSLKDYQHFEK; from the coding sequence ATGAAAATTTATAAAAAATATTTAGTAGGTTTACTTTTATGTTTATCAATAATAATGATAGTTGGATGTAGTAAACATCAAGTTAAAGAGAGTAAAAAAGAAAACCAAAAGGTTGAAACCAGTAAAAAAGAAGTTTTTAAACCTCAGTTTACAAAATCAAGTATTCCTGACGAAGTTTATAAGAACATGATAGGAAAGTCTATCCCTAAAAAAGATTTAGTAGATATAAATAGTTTATCTTATTTAAAAATCACATATTATGGATTTGATAATAAAGCACATATAGGTGAAATGATAGTTAATAAGGAAGTAGCATCTGAAGTTTTAGATATATTTAAAGATTTATATGAAAATAAATATCCTATTGAAAAGATGAACTTAATAGATAAGTATAATGCAGATGATAATCAGTCGATGAAAGATAACAATACGTCTGCATTTTGCTACAGGGTTATAGAAGGATCAGATGTAATTTCTAATCACTCTAAAGGGTTGGCTATAGATATAAACCCACTTATAAATCCTATGGTTAAAAATGGAGTTGTAAGTCCAAATGAAGGAAATAAATATATAGATAGAGAAAAAAATGTAAAAGGTATGATTAAAAAAGGTGATGCATGTTATGAAGCTTTTATAAAAAGAGGTTGGACCTGGGGAGGTGATTGGAAATCTCTTAAAGATTACCAACATTTTGAAAAATAA
- a CDS encoding YtxH domain-containing protein — MNNNEMNNQMNNQIDDYTNKGKEYIEKAENKANELLSKANDLAHDMVDKTSDISDDVNNLLKKKTKLK; from the coding sequence TTGAATAATAATGAAATGAATAATCAAATGAATAATCAAATTGATGATTATACTAACAAGGGTAAAGAGTATATAGAAAAAGCTGAAAATAAGGCAAATGAACTTTTATCTAAAGCAAATGATTTAGCTCATGATATGGTTGATAAAACATCAGATATTAGTGATGATGTGAATAATCTCTTAAAAAAAAAGACCAAATTAAAATAG